The Campylobacter sp. CN_NE2 genome contains a region encoding:
- the bcp gene encoding thioredoxin-dependent thiol peroxidase, translated as MACCRKKADGERKSEICESEFSKEDLERKVVLTIGDTAPEFSLQNSDGVSVNLKDFIGKKVVLYFYPKDNTPGCTTEACEFSALYDDFIASDTVIIGISPDSVKSHTNFIAKQSLKHILLSDENKEVSKAYGVYQVRKNYGREYLGIVRTTFVIDEKGKIAKVYKSVKAKDHAAKVLADLAK; from the coding sequence ATGGCTTGTTGTAGAAAAAAAGCAGACGGCGAAAGAAAAAGCGAAATTTGCGAAAGCGAATTTAGTAAGGAAGATTTAGAGCGAAAAGTAGTTTTAACTATCGGCGACACAGCCCCTGAGTTTAGTTTGCAAAACAGCGATGGCGTGAGTGTAAATTTGAAAGATTTTATCGGTAAAAAGGTTGTTTTGTATTTTTATCCAAAGGATAACACGCCCGGTTGCACCACAGAAGCGTGTGAATTTAGCGCGCTTTATGATGATTTTATCGCTAGTGATACCGTTATCATCGGCATTTCGCCTGATAGCGTGAAGTCGCATACAAATTTCATAGCAAAACAGAGCTTAAAGCACATTTTGCTAAGCGATGAAAATAAAGAAGTCAGCAAGGCTTACGGCGTGTATCAGGTTCGCAAAAACTACGGCAGAGAGTATCTTGGCATAGTGCGAACGACTTTTGTCATAGATGAAAAAGGTAAAATCGCCAAAGTCTATAAAAGCGTCAAAGCAAAAGACCATGCAGCAAAGGTTTTGGCGGATTTAGCAAAGTAA